In the genome of Gloeotrichia echinulata CP02, one region contains:
- a CDS encoding protein phosphatase 2C domain-containing protein: MENDAVTLCCPNEQCQAPNPLTHKFCQRCATPLPKRYLWVVGDGLNVGSPGEILAQRYLVINQSVVLDTAPGIVPQAPELDNLPAIRPYLRLIPYRIHVPQVYGVLPVVHGQSDKEIFLLEKAPLQIDSTGLQVQLCPELTAAWHDATSLRQLNWLWQIANLWQRFLSEGVASSLLDSNLLRTEGSLIRLLTLRLDTPTAPRLSQLGEFWQQLAANAKPAIAEFMQEISQALIQQRINSPEQLIAVLDQAIADLGHSQTPKIKIFTKTDTGPVRQRNEDACYPPSGTLVSKPPDPRALAIVCDGIGGHEGGNVASNLAIETIRERLEELTSVPTDHTRPSVLLNKLESAVFAANDKISQRNDSEGRNGRQRMGTTLVMALPIAHEIYITHVGDSRAYWITRHGCYQVTLDDDVASREVRLGYAIYREATQQGGSGSLVQALGMSSSTSLHPTGQRFILDEDGVFLLTSDGLSDFDRVEDYWETEILPIITAEADLTTIGERLIEIANTKNGHDNVTIALVHYQVTYVEPQSPLTAVIPESSAYQTVDLATRSAQGTVIQSNFNEKTHAISQPVSARIPKVPLGVIVPAVLVVAVGAIGYWVIHNNVLAPSKSVSNPTSIPTLEPASAPISTAPPTSTPQPTSTKESTQRTVDNLKEGWVIKTKEEITFQNQKKKPLVSGTFLRVEKILPQNKNPQDKVVHLQVCQDNSSNPLQTAKTKEPIKLSQSQLKRFEVNVLPEGQNSPCDNISP, translated from the coding sequence ATGGAAAATGATGCGGTAACGCTCTGCTGCCCAAATGAACAGTGTCAAGCTCCCAACCCCCTAACCCACAAATTTTGCCAGCGATGCGCCACACCCCTACCCAAACGTTACCTCTGGGTTGTGGGAGACGGTCTGAATGTGGGTAGTCCAGGCGAAATATTAGCTCAACGCTATTTAGTCATCAATCAATCTGTGGTTTTAGACACCGCGCCAGGAATAGTTCCCCAAGCGCCTGAATTAGATAATTTGCCGGCAATCAGACCCTACCTGAGACTAATTCCATACCGTATACATGTACCACAGGTATATGGAGTATTGCCCGTAGTTCATGGGCAATCGGACAAAGAAATTTTTCTCTTAGAAAAAGCGCCCCTACAGATTGATAGCACAGGACTACAAGTCCAGCTATGCCCTGAGTTAACTGCTGCTTGGCATGATGCCACATCGCTACGCCAACTCAATTGGCTATGGCAAATAGCAAACCTCTGGCAACGTTTTTTAAGCGAAGGTGTTGCTTCTAGTTTACTCGACTCTAATCTATTACGGACAGAAGGGTCATTAATTAGATTGTTGACATTGCGTTTAGACACGCCAACGGCACCCAGATTGTCTCAATTAGGTGAATTTTGGCAGCAATTAGCAGCAAACGCAAAGCCAGCTATAGCTGAATTTATGCAGGAGATTAGCCAAGCTCTAATTCAGCAGAGGATTAACTCACCAGAGCAATTAATTGCAGTCTTAGATCAAGCAATAGCAGATTTAGGGCACTCACAAACGCCTAAGATTAAAATATTTACAAAAACTGACACAGGCCCAGTCCGCCAACGTAACGAAGATGCTTGTTACCCTCCCAGTGGCACCTTAGTCAGCAAACCTCCCGATCCTAGAGCCTTAGCCATTGTCTGCGACGGTATCGGCGGACACGAGGGCGGTAATGTGGCATCTAATTTAGCAATTGAAACAATCCGGGAGCGCCTAGAGGAACTAACAAGCGTTCCGACTGACCACACCAGACCCTCAGTGCTGCTCAATAAATTAGAATCAGCAGTGTTTGCTGCTAATGATAAAATCAGTCAGCGCAACGACAGCGAGGGCAGAAACGGGCGTCAACGCATGGGCACCACCTTAGTGATGGCGTTACCAATTGCCCATGAAATATATATTACCCATGTCGGTGACAGTCGTGCCTATTGGATTACGCGCCACGGTTGTTATCAAGTTACCCTTGATGATGATGTCGCCTCTCGCGAAGTTCGGCTAGGCTATGCCATCTATCGCGAAGCCACACAACAAGGTGGTTCTGGTTCTCTGGTACAGGCTTTAGGGATGAGTTCCAGCACCTCATTACATCCCACAGGGCAGCGGTTTATCCTCGACGAAGATGGGGTTTTTCTCCTCACATCCGATGGTTTGAGCGATTTTGACCGCGTAGAAGATTACTGGGAAACAGAAATTTTACCCATTATAACAGCCGAAGCAGATTTAACGACTATTGGCGAAAGATTAATCGAAATTGCTAATACTAAAAATGGACACGATAATGTCACCATTGCTTTGGTACATTATCAAGTCACATACGTCGAACCACAATCACCACTAACAGCAGTTATTCCAGAAAGTTCCGCCTACCAAACTGTTGATCTGGCGACGAGAAGCGCACAAGGGACAGTCATCCAAAGCAATTTCAACGAAAAAACACACGCAATTTCACAACCAGTTTCTGCTAGAATTCCCAAGGTGCCATTAGGGGTGATAGTTCCAGCAGTATTGGTGGTAGCTGTAGGTGCAATAGGATACTGGGTGATTCATAATAATGTATTAGCACCAAGTAAGTCGGTATCTAATCCTACTTCAATCCCAACGCTGGAACCAGCTTCTGCTCCTATATCTACTGCTCCTCCAACTTCAACGCCGCAACCAACTTCTACAAAAGAATCTACACAGCGAACCGTTGACAATCTTAAGGAAGGGTGGGTGATTAAAACCAAGGAAGAAATAACCTTTCAAAATCAAAAGAAAAAACCTTTGGTTTCTGGTACTTTTTTACGAGTTGAGAAAATACTACCGCAGAACAAAAATCCTCAAGACAAGGTTGTGCATCTACAGGTGTGTCAAGATAATAGTTCCAACCCTTTGCAAACAGCAAAGACAAAAGAACCTATTAAATTATCTCAATCCCAACTTAAAAGGTTTGAGGTGAATGTATTGCCAGAGGGACAAAACAGTCCATGTGATAATATTTCACCATAG